The genomic stretch catagccttgagccaagacacttagagcggtgccaaaccaggttatttctccagtgtggatgcagccaaaatttGAGGCAAAACttgaatattaatatttatagATTATAGGCCTGTAAAGGACGTGGCTTGTATTTATTGACGATCTCTGTTAGAGCTTTGAGTAcattacttgtttatttatttaaacttttaGAATCCAGAAAGTAGTTATTTTTAAAGCTCTGCTTCATTGTTAAACTTCAGCAGGGGATTTCGAGACGAGATTCACCAGTGTGAAAAATAATTActttaaacaatgaattttacCACTTTTAAAAGGGAGGTTGTGAAGTTCCATAATCTGAAATGTAAGGTTCCTAATGGTTGCAATGATTCTTTTGAAGTgcaatatatatggtatattcaaatctatcttttttttctgcacagatttTAATATGAAGCTGcatttggagggggggagggcTGGAGTGTTTGTTCgtgttatgtgccttaaagtcatttctgacttctggccgTCAAGGTGAACCTTATCTGATTTTTCCATGATGgcgatagaattcagagacatggctgtgtaagtctggaatatcagtatggaaagggatcttgcagaacATTTGAGACTTATTGCGTGAAAGAagttttagcatgagcttttgtagactcaggtccaaaacacaccgcagaaataatcccgtttgagaccgctttaactgccctggttcagtgttagCAAATTCTGTTCTGGGAGagatttagctttttctgtcagagggctctggtaccacaataaactacaattcccaggattctctagcactgagccagggcagttaaagccgtcttgaactggattatttctgcagtgtaatttggacctcagtctacttcctcagattcatcaAAGGTGCTCAAGAGCCCTTTGAATACTTATTTGATCTGTATGTAACATCATAACCCTCATTCTAATCAACTTACACACTTATTTTTATGCCAAATTTAGCATTGATATCTGCCTTGAAGTAGGATGTGGATCTGGGGTAGTGTCAACTTTTCTGGCTTCAATTGTTGGACCTAAAGCATTGTATCTGTAAGTATAAtctagtaaaaaataataatccagtgaacaaatgggtcctggaccTGATTGGGCCAgatatctccctggaagccaagatgacaaagcctaggctgttgtactttggacacatcacgagatggcatgactcattggaaaaaacaataatgctgggaaaggtggagggaagtagaaagggaggaagggtgcatgctaggtggatggactctattaaagagatcacaagtatgagtttgcaggagctgggtagagcagtgaaggacaagggatcttgaagatgtctcatccacagggtcactatgggtCGAGATTgatttgaggacagttaacaacaacagcaacaaattgaaAGGTTATGTGTGCTTAAAGTAGGGAAGGGAATTGTGCAGTgctgcagatattgttggactccaactccaaGCACCCCTAACCATCAAAGTAAATGGGGAGGCATGCTCGAGTTGCAATATAATAGaatttggaaggccacacaacCCCCACTGCAGTTAATTGTATCATCCACATCACTTTGGTAGCATTTTTACatacataggcgcgttacagactgcccctttggggcagcctgtacccacccctttccccgatggatcggggcctcagctgccacagcggcagccctgaggccccgatccgccacttttccaggccacaggaaggggcaaaaggccacttctcgcggcctggaaaggggtgtccttggggcttcaggcgccacggaaagggcgccgtttggaggtggcgtggcCGTGACTtcctaatggcggcacccatgtagaatgggcagcaccattttgtacatactgtgtacctactagggttgggggtgtctgaaagagacgcccacgggcaaccctagtatgtacacagtacgtactaaaaggcccatctggaaagGGCCATAGGTTCTTGTTATtctactttctttaaaaaaacctttggacCTGAATGTGAGaggtttaattaaaattttacagAGAGATCAGTGATGCCAGTTTTACTTTATTCAGTAAAACCGCTCAGGTGAGAGAAAATGCAGTTTGAAGCAAAACAATGTTAATGCTGTACACATACCAGTTCTGCAAACTAATGGGTCATTTCAGATTCCCTGCCAACTCCTAGTTCatgttaactgtattttaaatccTAATCCATTGAGTTTCATCTGTAAAGTAACCAAGTCATGCTTCTGATCATTTTTTAAGTTTAGTTTTCTATCCTAAATCGCACAATTATTTTAAGATAAAGATTCATTAAAAATTCCTCATGTGTTTATTAATACCAGAGAACTGGAGATGAGTGGAAGCACTTACCTTGccaaattcaaattaaaaatatttgaattctGTAGACAGTCAGCATGATATCTCAACAGTTGCAAATTAAAGAGAAAAACTCTTTCTTACTAGGAACTTCAATTTGCAGATGTTATGCATCTTATTGTGAGAAGTCCTTTTTTACAAGCATATATATCCCCTGTTACAACTGCTTCACTGAACACTTGTctgtttctgggtacaattcaaaatgcctctgtttttaattatgttgtgaaccaccttgggtccttCTTGTGGAGGAAGGCAgaatacaaatcaaataaataaaccttgTCTAAATCAAATCCTTTTTTCACTTTACCAAATATAAGTAGTATTAACTGAAATGTGACTCATTTTACTCTTACAGGTGTACTGATATCAATCCTTTGGCAGGTCTGTGCACAGTGGAGACAGCTATGCGTAATAATGTTGATATTCAGCCCATAATTACTGATCTGGTGAGACTCAAATTATAAATGATCCTTCTGATAGGTCAGCAGTTTTTACAGTTGAGGAGTATTAAAATAACTGCATTATACCACTTAGCTTAATCATGACACAACAGTATTGTCATACTTTAAACTAGGTTCCTGCAAACTTACCTATTCATGCAGATTTTCTATCATATTGAAAGATAACATAGGGCAGGGGGtatcatagttagaagagacctcaagggccatcaaatccaatccCCCAGCCATGTAGGaaaacataatcaaagcacccctgacagatggccatccagcctgtttaaaaatctgcaaaggaggagactccaccactctctgtggcagagtattccactgttgaacagctctgtcaggaagttcttcctaatgttgaggtggaatctcttctcctgtagtttgaacccattggtccTAGTACTATGGAGGTGGGATTTCTATGGCCTTCAacaggttgttggactgcaaatcacAGCTGTCCTTGAGAATATAGCTGGTGGGGAGGTTGGCTGGAAGCTGAGGGGCTGCGTAAGTCCCATCTCTGTTGCGCCAGTTTCCTGCTATTGTAACACAAGTGTATTTACTGAGCTCTCACAGCTTGCCTTATACTGGTGGTGTTAGTATTTGGATTTGGCAATTTTGTGACTCCTAGTNNNNNNNNNNNNNNNNNNNNNNNNNGTATGTGAAAGGGGAAATAGATTAAAGTCTCCCTGCATATGGCGTAATAGCTGCATCAACACAGGGACTATAGCTGTCACAAGAGAAGCAAGTGGTAAAGAACTACAGAAAAAATAGCCAGTCATCAATTTATGGGTTCAAAACTTACATCCCGGTTCGTATGCTTGAGTTGGGGACCAGGAATTTGTGtgacttcagattttggaattctggagaagggagactcagTTGTAATGCAATTAACTACTTTGTTTCTGGCAGTGTGTGTCCTGCTCATAAGCAGAATTAGATTCTTACAATGCAGTTGTGACAACTTGTCGGTGTCTGGATTTCTTTTCGAGTCATGGCCATTGGCGAATTACTGTATACTGACTAAGGAATGGGGCCGCAATCTTTATTATTGAACCTTTGTAGAAgtggaaataaaaagagaaagaaaatgctagGTTTCCCCACTGTGAATTGAAGTCTATGTTCAGCTTCCGGAAATGTGTACGCGAGGGAGAGCCTTGCAAGAGTTAGATGGGTATCATGACTGACAAATGACGCGCAGAATGAATGCTGGGACTAGGGCAGGCGTATCAATGCATTCCCCGTGCAAAGCAATTTATTGTGTGTCAGACAACTGACATTCGCAGAAGCAGGCAAATATACATCCCAGATAAAACATTCTTCCAGAACTGAAGAACACAAGAACGTGACTGAGTTCCATGTGCAACAGGTTGCAGTATGTTCATCACCACCTTAGTGTGCGTGCCGAGCATTAGTGCCGCGCAGCATTATACATCCACCCACCACTCCGGACCATCTCTCCtgtgtggcatcccttcacttTTGGGCTTCCCCCTGTCCTTTCTGgggcattcagtataagctcctggcTGTCAATGGTTtgaagccctccatgggctggacCCCGCCTTACTtgcagaccttatttctcctcaccttcccactagggcccctCCCGTGTCTGGTGAGTGCAAGGTctggctgtcccagcccaggatttggCCTCTGGCCCCATCTAGGATCGCCCCTGTCTCACTCGCTGCGCCCCTCATCCTGGAACCTCTTCCGCcccaagcaagagccatcacttccttcccaaaaaggagttgaagaccatcctggaGAGAATGCGTTTCCCGGCATTGCATAACTGTGCACTTGCTATGTTGATGTTTGCTTTgtgtgtctgttttattgaatcattcccTGTATGTGCTATGTATTTGTATACGGATTATCCTACTGAAAGGCCCCCTTCGCCCTCCACCACTCCTGTcgccttttgtgtcgtgtcttttgagattgtaagg from Sceloporus undulatus isolate JIND9_A2432 ecotype Alabama chromosome 3, SceUnd_v1.1, whole genome shotgun sequence encodes the following:
- the N6AMT1 gene encoding methyltransferase N6AMT1, yielding MIPTPCHRHVGPEGPFREVYEPAEDTFLLLDALEADAEELRRASIDICLEVGCGSGVVSTFLASIVGPKALYLCTDINPLAGLCTVETAMRNNVDIQPIITDLVRLKL